A part of Miscanthus floridulus cultivar M001 chromosome 6, ASM1932011v1, whole genome shotgun sequence genomic DNA contains:
- the LOC136457431 gene encoding protein FLOWERINGUS T 1-like produces the protein MLSMSTTSRDSLVLGRVVGDVVDPFSPTVALRVSYNGRRLINGSDLRPSAVAARPRVEIGGTDFSQSYTLVMVDPDAPNPSNPTLREYLHWLVTDIPGTTEIEHGREVICYESPRPPAGIHRVVFVLFQQMVRGSVDQPPLLRHNFCTRNFAVDHGLGAPVAAAFFTCQPEGGTGGRRHVLRQPRTSPAS, from the exons ATGCTCTCGATGTCGACGACGTCAAGGGACAGCCTGGTGCTGGGGCGGGTGGTCGGCGACGTGGTGGACCCGTTCTCGCCGACGGTGGCGCTCCGGGTCTCCTACAACGGCCGGCGCCTCATCAACGGCTCCGACCTCCGGCCGTCGGCGGTGGCAGCAAGGCCTCGCGTCGAGATCGGGGGCACCGATTTCAGCCAGTCCTACACGCTT GTTATGGTGGATCCTGACGCTCCCAACCCGAGCAATCCGACGTTGAGGGAGTATTTGCATTG GTTGGTGACAGATATTCCTGGGACAACTGAAATTGAACATG GTCGCGAGGTGATATGCTACGAGAGCCCTCGGCCGCCGGCGGGGATCCACCGCGTGGTGTTCGTGCTCTTCCAGCAGATGGTGCGCGGCTCCGTCGACCAGCCGCCGCTTCTCCGCCACAACTTCTGCACCCGCAACTTCGCTGTCGACCACGGCCTGGGCGCCCCCGTCGCCGCCGCCTTCTTCACCTGCCAGCCCGAGGGTGGCACCGGCGGCCGCCGCCACGTCCTCCGCCAGCCAAGGACATCGCCGGCGTCCTAG